The genomic region ACGAAATTCTTAAAGTAAATCGCCGGTGTGAAACTCTGGTAACGAACGATTTTTTTTCCCGGAAGATCCCGAAACCAATCCAACGGATAACCGCAACCGCCGTAGTTCAGAATGTGAACGTCGTTTTTTGAAAAACGGGAAACGTCGGGATGCGTTTCGATCGAAAAGGATTCTTTCGAAAAGTTTTTTAAACAGACAACGGAGTTCGCAACTCCCAAGTTTTCGAGAACGTTTCGAATTCCTTTGATGTCGTTTCCGATTCCGTCACCGTCCCGAAACTCGGTGACGTGCTGATAGACTTTCATTTTCGGAAGGAAAGAACGGTGAAACCGTCTTCGGATTTTTTTTCTATGATGTTTCTAAAACCGAGTTGTTTGAGATAATCTCGGATCAAAGGTTCTTGTATTTTCGTAAGTCTCAAAGGCAAAAACGGAGACGGATAGTTGGAATTCTCGTTTGAAAAACGAAAACGGATTTCCGTCCCCGAAGACGCGCGAAGACTGAGAGTGCGGAGCGCTTTTTCGATCAGCCAATGCGGATGAATCGACAAGTTTTCGGATATTATGATTTTAGAATATTCTGAACAATCTTTCGGGATCGCTCCCGGTTCTTCCAAACGAATGTTCGTCGTTACGGAACCCGAGATGAATTCCACGCAGGATTGATTCCAGCTGATCGAATCGAACTGAGAACCCAACTTCAGAAGTTGTTTGAGAATTCTTCCCCAACCCGGAGATAAGACCAAAACTTTTTCGGAAGGATTGATCGATTCCAACAGGAAGTTCTCGCTTTCCTCTATGGAATTTTCCGAGTAAAGATTTTCGTTGGCCCAAAGAAATTCGGGTCTGACTTCTTTTCCGATGGCTTGGTTCCATTCTAAAAATTCGGAATAAAAGGATTCCATCTTCCGTTTTAGATTTTGATTTTCGGAACGGATGAGAATCAACTCGTGCAACACGCTGTAGAAGGCGCGAGTTCTGTTTTCGGAAAGTTTCTTATCCAAAAAAGAATAGAATTCGGAGAACCGAATCAAAAGCCATTTGAGAGGTCCGCGTACGAACCAAAGTTTCGGATTGGAAAACTTG from Leptospira kmetyi serovar Malaysia str. Bejo-Iso9 harbors:
- a CDS encoding LIC_10202 family protein gives rise to the protein MEDKFQELFEIRDSRINIREIMEEIEAKLKKNPSTKEDIEKLTHWKFSPPSPEGYRDFDPAEIAHLFEKGISPPKFSNPKLWFVRGPLKWLLIRFSEFYSFLDKKLSENRTRAFYSVLHELILIRSENQNLKRKMESFYSEFLEWNQAIGKEVRPEFLWANENLYSENSIEESENFLLESINPSEKVLVLSPGWGRILKQLLKLGSQFDSISWNQSCVEFISGSVTTNIRLEEPGAIPKDCSEYSKIIISENLSIHPHWLIEKALRTLSLRASSGTEIRFRFSNENSNYPSPFLPLRLTKIQEPLIRDYLKQLGFRNIIEKKSEDGFTVLSFRK